The following are from one region of the Advenella mimigardefordensis DPN7 genome:
- a CDS encoding ABC transporter substrate-binding protein yields MSMAVFFSACAMPLAANAESVLTIAMTAADIPRTSGQPDQGFEGNRFTGIPMYDALVEWDLSSDKGATPLTQGLATSWTVDEADKTKWIFKLRPNVLFHDGSAFNADAVVWNVAKVLDKSAPQYDPAQVGATVSRMPTLKAAKVIDPMTVEITTTEPDAFLPYNLTNLFIASPVQWQKKLDAVPASVKDPLERSKQAWNAFASEASGTGPFKLSRLVPRSRLEITKNDHYWNPARVPKLDKVVLIPMPEASARTAALMSGQVDWIEAPAPDALEPIKARGNTIYTNVQPHIWPWQFSMVEGSPWADKRLRQAANLCVDREGMKGMLGGLMAPAQGVVAKSSPWWGNPTFDIKYDPDASRKLMQEAGFSASKPVKVKVQISASGSGQMQPLPMNEYIQQNLKECFFDVEFDVVEWNTLFNSWRLGAKDPSAHGAQATNVSAATMDPFFAMVRFVSSKALPPVSNNWGYVIDDTFDEYIREARNSFDPAQRDVALAKLHTRMVDEAVFLYVAHDVGPRAISNKVKGVVQPQSWFIDIATMSKE; encoded by the coding sequence ATGAGTATGGCTGTATTTTTTAGTGCCTGCGCCATGCCTCTGGCAGCCAATGCAGAGTCGGTGCTGACCATTGCCATGACCGCTGCGGATATTCCCCGGACCTCGGGTCAGCCCGATCAGGGATTCGAAGGTAATCGCTTTACCGGTATTCCCATGTATGATGCGCTTGTCGAATGGGATCTGTCCTCCGACAAAGGCGCAACACCGCTGACGCAAGGGCTGGCTACAAGCTGGACCGTGGACGAGGCCGATAAGACCAAATGGATTTTCAAGCTGCGTCCGAATGTCCTTTTTCATGATGGATCTGCATTTAATGCCGATGCGGTGGTATGGAACGTTGCGAAGGTACTGGATAAGTCCGCTCCTCAATATGATCCTGCTCAAGTAGGCGCTACGGTGTCAAGGATGCCAACACTCAAGGCAGCGAAAGTGATTGATCCTATGACGGTTGAAATAACGACGACAGAACCCGACGCGTTTTTGCCCTATAACCTGACAAATCTGTTCATCGCATCGCCTGTGCAGTGGCAAAAGAAACTTGATGCAGTGCCGGCTTCGGTTAAGGATCCGTTGGAGCGCTCCAAGCAGGCCTGGAATGCGTTCGCGAGTGAAGCGTCCGGTACCGGCCCGTTCAAGCTTTCCAGACTGGTGCCGCGCTCCAGACTTGAAATCACCAAAAATGATCATTACTGGAATCCTGCACGCGTACCCAAGCTGGATAAGGTCGTGCTGATTCCCATGCCCGAGGCCAGCGCCAGAACAGCAGCGCTTATGTCGGGACAGGTAGACTGGATTGAAGCGCCAGCGCCCGATGCACTTGAACCGATCAAGGCACGTGGCAATACCATTTATACCAATGTTCAACCGCATATCTGGCCATGGCAGTTTTCTATGGTTGAGGGCTCGCCCTGGGCCGACAAGCGCCTACGGCAGGCCGCCAATCTGTGTGTCGATCGCGAGGGCATGAAAGGCATGCTGGGCGGTCTGATGGCGCCGGCTCAGGGCGTGGTAGCCAAATCCAGCCCGTGGTGGGGCAACCCGACATTCGATATCAAATACGATCCGGATGCTTCGCGCAAGCTGATGCAGGAGGCGGGCTTCTCTGCCAGCAAGCCGGTCAAAGTGAAAGTGCAGATCTCGGCATCCGGTTCTGGTCAGATGCAGCCGCTGCCGATGAATGAATATATCCAGCAGAATCTGAAAGAATGTTTTTTTGATGTCGAATTTGATGTGGTCGAATGGAATACGCTGTTTAACAGCTGGCGTCTGGGTGCCAAGGACCCCAGCGCACATGGGGCACAGGCGACCAATGTAAGTGCAGCCACCATGGATCCGTTCTTTGCCATGGTGCGTTTTGTCAGCAGCAAAGCGTTACCACCCGTATCGAATAACTGGGGCTATGTGATTGACGATACCTTCGACGAATATATCCGCGAAGCCCGCAACAGTTTTGATCCGGCGCAGCGAGACGTTGCACTGGCCAAACTGCATACCCGGATGGTGGACGAAGCCGTGTTCCTTTATGTGGCACATGATGTCGGTCCTCGGGCGATTTCCAACAAGGTCAAGGGCGTAGTCCAGCCACAAAGCTGGTTTATCGACATTGCCACGATGTCCAAGGAGTAA
- a CDS encoding ABC transporter permease, giving the protein MMYFLRRLVYSLPVLLGVAFLCFSLIHIAPGDPLVSVMPPDASEALRSQMMSIYGFDQPFLVQFWNWLWRALHGDLGMSIATSRPVATEVLAAVGNSLRLAVIAVLIGFSLGVVFGMISGYARHSIWDRLASLSSILGVSIPHYWLGMVLVIIFSVFLNWFPATGSAAGDGTGWRWDWEHVQYMILPAITMSVIPMGIVARTIRALVSDILSREFMVGLQARGLGRGRMFMHLVKNVAPTALSVMGLQLGYLLGGSILIETVFSWPGAGFLLNSAVFQRDFPLLQGTILIMAIFFVLLNLLVDTIQTWLDPRIQR; this is encoded by the coding sequence ATGATGTATTTTCTGAGACGGCTCGTGTATTCGTTGCCCGTATTGCTGGGAGTGGCATTCCTGTGTTTCTCCCTGATCCACATCGCCCCTGGTGATCCTCTTGTTTCTGTCATGCCACCCGATGCCTCTGAAGCGCTGCGCAGTCAAATGATGAGCATCTACGGGTTTGATCAGCCATTTCTGGTGCAGTTCTGGAACTGGCTGTGGCGGGCCTTGCATGGTGATCTGGGCATGTCTATCGCGACCAGTCGCCCCGTGGCTACCGAGGTGCTCGCCGCGGTCGGCAATTCGCTGCGGCTGGCCGTAATCGCCGTACTGATCGGTTTTTCACTGGGGGTCGTCTTCGGCATGATTTCCGGCTATGCGCGACATTCTATCTGGGATCGGCTGGCGTCATTGAGTTCCATACTTGGCGTCAGTATTCCGCATTATTGGCTGGGCATGGTGCTGGTCATTATTTTCTCGGTGTTTCTGAACTGGTTTCCCGCAACCGGATCGGCCGCAGGTGACGGCACCGGTTGGCGCTGGGACTGGGAGCATGTGCAGTATATGATCCTGCCCGCCATCACGATGTCGGTGATTCCCATGGGGATTGTGGCCCGCACCATTCGTGCCCTTGTCAGCGATATTCTGTCGCGGGAGTTCATGGTCGGGCTGCAGGCCCGGGGCCTGGGGCGCGGTCGGATGTTTATGCATTTGGTCAAGAACGTTGCGCCCACGGCCCTTTCCGTGATGGGGTTGCAACTGGGCTATCTGCTCGGTGGCTCCATTCTGATCGAAACAGTTTTCTCATGGCCTGGCGCCGGGTTTCTGCTCAATTCGGCCGTGTTCCAGCGCGACTTTCCGCTACTGCAAGGCACGATTCTGATCATGGCGATCTTTTTCGTGCTGCTCAATCTGCTGGTCGATACCATTCAGACCTGGCTTGATCCCCGTATTCAAAGGTAA
- the madL gene encoding malonate transporter subunit MadL: MIIYGTAILAACHLLGVYVGDLLGMLIGVKANVGGVGISMMLLIAARSYLHKKGLMPATTLAGVGFWSAMYIPIVIAMASQQNVVAALKGGPVAILGAILTVVLTVVVIALINRSGPENAGATWQASLASDQA, translated from the coding sequence ATGATTATTTACGGTACAGCCATACTGGCAGCATGCCACTTACTGGGCGTTTACGTTGGTGATCTGCTGGGCATGCTGATTGGTGTGAAGGCCAACGTGGGCGGTGTCGGTATTTCCATGATGCTGTTAATCGCAGCCCGCAGCTATCTTCACAAAAAAGGTCTTATGCCCGCCACAACACTGGCGGGCGTGGGGTTCTGGTCAGCCATGTATATTCCCATCGTGATCGCCATGGCATCACAGCAAAATGTCGTGGCAGCACTCAAGGGAGGCCCGGTCGCCATACTGGGCGCGATCCTGACGGTTGTGCTGACTGTCGTCGTAATCGCTCTGATCAATCGCTCCGGCCCTGAGAATGCCGGCGCTACCTGGCAAGCCAGCCTCGCCTCAGATCAGGCCTGA
- a CDS encoding LysR family transcriptional regulator, translating to MAIDESITLKKLEVFLAFMERNNLARVAEDLGQSVVSVHRALHSLEQAIGCPLFKLEGRNLVPQDTARRLAESARRVVAECEDGIHAVRDMAGINASRLRVGAIYSLTLHCIPHLIVGTKLRKDGLNIELTLGSNDELLQKLQDGRLDAIVIGVHDGIDSKRLITVPLFSDEMFLAVPLDSPYASRSEVDLHELANENFVTLADGFITSYSFNQMMENAGISPVIGMHVGDIFSLINLVSNGMGISLLPGRIASFTPRIKLISLRPGHTYSQHIALLFLNSREQDRNLLALAAEGRTYSRRLLQGGDFPMLGEAE from the coding sequence ATGGCCATAGATGAATCGATTACCCTGAAAAAACTGGAAGTCTTTCTGGCTTTCATGGAACGCAATAATCTAGCCCGCGTCGCCGAGGATCTGGGCCAGAGCGTAGTCAGCGTCCACCGCGCCCTGCATTCGCTTGAACAAGCCATAGGCTGTCCGCTGTTCAAGCTGGAAGGAAGAAATCTGGTCCCTCAGGATACGGCGCGACGTTTGGCGGAATCCGCCCGTCGGGTAGTGGCCGAATGCGAAGATGGCATCCATGCTGTAAGAGACATGGCGGGCATCAATGCGTCCCGGCTCCGGGTAGGTGCCATCTATTCACTGACGTTGCACTGCATTCCGCATCTGATTGTCGGAACCAAGCTGCGCAAGGACGGGCTCAATATAGAGCTGACGCTGGGCTCCAACGATGAACTGCTGCAAAAGTTGCAGGATGGCAGGCTGGACGCCATTGTCATCGGGGTGCATGACGGTATCGACAGCAAGCGCCTGATTACCGTGCCATTGTTTTCAGATGAAATGTTCCTGGCAGTTCCTTTGGATTCACCCTATGCGAGTCGCTCTGAAGTGGATTTGCATGAGCTGGCCAATGAGAATTTCGTGACTCTGGCCGATGGATTCATAACCTCATACAGTTTTAACCAAATGATGGAAAATGCAGGCATCTCACCTGTGATAGGAATGCATGTAGGCGATATTTTTTCGCTGATCAATCTGGTCAGCAACGGCATGGGGATCAGTTTGTTGCCCGGACGCATCGCATCTTTCACACCGCGTATCAAATTGATTTCGCTCCGGCCGGGCCATACTTATTCCCAGCACATTGCATTGCTGTTTCTGAATAGTCGGGAACAGGATCGCAACTTGCTGGCTCTTGCTGCAGAGGGGCGTACCTACAGTCGTCGGCTTTTGCAGGGCGGAGATTTCCCGATGTTGGGAGAAGCTGAGTAA
- the mdcA gene encoding malonate decarboxylase subunit alpha, whose translation MNHLGTSKLWDTKKRGRQRRLARAASLRLDAQITPEQIVPLLQAVIEPGDRVCLEGNNQKQADFLADSLAACDPQQLHHLHMVQSVLALPSHLDLFENGIASRLDFSFSGPQGGRLARLVQDKQIEIGAIHTYLELFGRYFTDLTPNVCLIAAQAADAAGNLYTGPNTEDTPAIVEATAFRSGIVIAQVNERVDTLPRVDIPADWVDFTVVAPRPNYIEPLFTRDPAQITEVQILMAMMAIKGIYAEYGVQRLNHGIGFDTAAIELLLPTYATDLGLKGKICTHWALNPHPTLIPAIESGCVESIHSFGSEVGMENYIAARPDVFFTGRDGSMRSNRAFSQTAGLYACDMFIGSTLQIDLAGNSSTATTGRITGFGGAPNMGSDPHGRRHASAAWLKAGREAGGPDAIRGRKLVVQTVETFREHMTPVFVEELDAWQLKATMEAELPPIMIYGDDVTHIVTEEGIANLLLCRSAQERAQAIRGVAGFTPVGMARDRRMVENLRDRGVVRRPEDLGIDPRLATRDMLAARSVKDLVKWSGDLYTPPSRFRNW comes from the coding sequence ATGAATCACCTTGGTACCAGCAAACTCTGGGATACAAAAAAGCGCGGCCGACAGCGACGCCTGGCGCGCGCCGCCAGCCTGAGACTTGACGCTCAAATCACACCGGAGCAGATCGTACCATTGCTGCAAGCGGTTATTGAACCGGGGGATCGGGTATGCCTGGAAGGCAACAACCAGAAACAGGCCGATTTTCTCGCCGACTCGCTGGCCGCTTGCGATCCCCAGCAGTTACATCATTTGCATATGGTTCAATCTGTGCTCGCACTGCCCAGTCATTTGGATCTCTTCGAAAACGGCATAGCAAGCCGACTGGATTTTTCTTTTTCCGGCCCGCAGGGGGGGCGCCTGGCGCGACTGGTGCAAGATAAACAGATTGAGATCGGCGCTATCCATACTTATCTGGAACTGTTTGGCCGCTACTTTACCGACCTGACACCGAACGTCTGCCTGATCGCTGCGCAGGCGGCAGATGCTGCCGGCAACCTGTACACCGGTCCTAACACAGAAGATACGCCTGCGATTGTGGAGGCCACAGCGTTTCGCAGCGGCATCGTGATTGCTCAGGTCAATGAACGGGTAGATACCCTGCCACGGGTCGATATTCCGGCAGACTGGGTCGATTTTACCGTCGTCGCTCCGCGCCCCAACTATATCGAACCGCTGTTCACCCGCGATCCTGCTCAGATTACTGAAGTGCAGATCCTGATGGCTATGATGGCGATCAAAGGTATTTATGCGGAGTATGGAGTACAAAGGCTCAATCATGGAATCGGCTTTGATACCGCTGCAATTGAATTGCTGCTGCCAACTTACGCCACAGATCTCGGTCTGAAAGGAAAAATCTGCACCCACTGGGCACTGAACCCTCATCCCACACTGATTCCCGCCATTGAATCCGGTTGTGTTGAATCCATCCACAGCTTCGGCTCTGAAGTGGGCATGGAAAACTACATTGCAGCCCGCCCCGATGTCTTTTTCACAGGCCGAGACGGCAGTATGCGTTCGAACCGCGCTTTCAGCCAGACGGCCGGCTTGTATGCCTGCGATATGTTTATTGGCTCAACGCTGCAAATTGATCTTGCCGGCAACAGTTCAACAGCAACAACAGGCCGTATTACAGGCTTCGGTGGCGCACCCAATATGGGATCCGACCCCCATGGCCGCAGGCATGCTTCTGCCGCCTGGCTCAAGGCGGGCAGAGAGGCAGGCGGCCCCGACGCCATACGCGGACGCAAGCTGGTTGTGCAAACGGTAGAAACCTTTCGCGAACATATGACCCCGGTATTTGTGGAAGAACTGGATGCCTGGCAACTGAAAGCCACTATGGAGGCCGAGTTGCCCCCCATCATGATTTACGGTGACGACGTTACGCATATCGTGACTGAAGAAGGTATTGCCAATCTGCTGTTATGTCGCAGTGCCCAGGAGCGCGCCCAGGCAATTCGCGGTGTCGCCGGCTTTACCCCTGTGGGCATGGCACGCGACCGCCGCATGGTTGAAAATCTGCGCGATCGAGGCGTGGT
- the madM gene encoding malonate transporter subunit MadM: protein MDMLKQAIMQNNLIAAFAFVGLIIWISGHLSRRLTNGRVHGSAIAIVIGLILAYWGGVETGGTKGVADIKLFAGIGLMGGAMLRDFAIVATAFDVQVEEVKKAGLIGMVSLMLGIVLPFVVGASVAYAFGYRDPVSMATIGAGAMTYIVGPVTGAAIGASSDVIALSIGVGLIKAILVMVFTPATARFMRLDNPRSAMVFGGMAGTTSGVAAGLAATDPRLVPYGALTATFYTGLGCLMGPSVLFLATRALFG from the coding sequence ATGGACATGTTGAAACAGGCAATTATGCAGAACAATCTGATCGCAGCCTTTGCATTTGTAGGGCTGATCATATGGATATCCGGTCATCTTTCAAGGCGACTGACTAATGGGCGCGTACACGGTTCTGCTATTGCAATTGTTATTGGATTGATTCTTGCCTATTGGGGCGGCGTTGAAACAGGGGGCACCAAGGGAGTGGCTGATATCAAGCTCTTTGCCGGGATCGGATTGATGGGTGGCGCCATGTTGCGCGATTTTGCCATCGTCGCGACGGCATTCGACGTACAGGTAGAAGAAGTCAAAAAGGCCGGACTCATTGGTATGGTTTCGCTAATGTTGGGTATCGTACTCCCGTTCGTTGTTGGCGCCAGCGTTGCCTATGCTTTCGGGTATCGTGATCCGGTATCCATGGCGACTATCGGTGCCGGCGCAATGACCTATATTGTGGGTCCGGTTACCGGCGCAGCGATCGGCGCCAGTTCAGACGTAATCGCCCTGTCCATTGGCGTTGGTCTGATCAAGGCCATACTTGTCATGGTCTTTACTCCTGCCACAGCTCGCTTCATGCGTCTGGATAACCCGCGTTCGGCAATGGTCTTTGGCGGCATGGCAGGAACCACCAGCGGCGTTGCAGCAGGTCTGGCGGCGACCGATCCCCGCCTGGTGCCTTATGGCGCGCTAACGGCAACCTTTTACACCGGCCTGGGCTGCCTGATGGGGCCCTCCGTTCTGTTTCTCGCAACAAGAGCGTTATTCGGTTAA